The following coding sequences are from one Schizosaccharomyces osmophilus chromosome 1, complete sequence window:
- a CDS encoding HID1-like protein 2, possible Golgi protein (by similarity) codes for MGVAESKLSFRNSLLALLKEPAKPEDYQVIFNSLINDNDVFSLIFPKEILQFCQGEEFSQLALLVQICLWNIIYYQKNAKKRNYIESKKPLILNSVRILTRLIPYLYESKKSHSWIREYLFSSPKDAFEKMQLELDISSFYPGFDLPTEVCLLSALLNSVLQICFLPGLSLSIMSSDGEKIWSSGLVFQKLEHPPSYDHQSHQLTLLRFLMVLISEPLYQSQGRVNASVLEHLLALSNRNTNIRLVCSLINTAFINSSSWLPNMLSQSSDVLRRYSALLLLQLISIPKPKTVSTNTVLDILRKLHRPEDLHLLATSLFKTISLPLKNSLSMISFFQNSNQNLEEALIFFFLLLTNHFRFANELEKLPFLTELISSLLYIFINYDSNEDANIGFIAQVAGYCLQQILSKKELVESFAKCNASSMLPPTSQKLPIYELNVTNYILLTLITHINDGHHSQHLACLVVSNILLNSSNLPLMTLEHLITLISHYFEPDVFLTKKSNAILSKRLLSGLLTTISRNLDENYLLIKSLKENANRFEPLLHSTNEDFNESLQSYHSIHPEFTDSDLNWYHAWFSEFKIPLLRDLILSENGKSVLMDPLNLQSLEVEPCYVEYNANIQDWIFLNLWRITLRQCSNNAPVALSPWSGTAVTLFSIREEPQASPASLILQNLQNRFLQN; via the exons aTGGGAGTAGCGGAATCTAA ACTATCTTTCAGAAACTCCCTGTTGGCATTGCTTAAGGAACCAGCAAAACCAGAAGATTACCAGGTT attttcaattctttgatCAATGATAACGATGTATTTTCTCTTATATTCCCAAAAGAGATCCTTCAATTTTGCCAAGGTGAAGAATTCTCGCAACTCGCGTTGTTGGTCCAAATCTGTCTCTGGAACATTATCtattatcaaaagaatgcaaagaaaagaaactatATTGAATCAAAGAAGCCACTCATTTTGAACAGTGTTAGAATCTTGACAAGATTGATTCCTTATTTGTACGAGTCGAAGAAATCCCACTCGTGGATTCGTGAGTACCTGTTCTCTTCTCCAAAAGATGCTTTTGAGAAAATGCAATTAGAACTGGATATATCAAGTTTTTATCCAGGTTTCGATTTACCCACCGAAGTCTGTCTTCTTTCTGCACTCTTAAACTCAGttcttcaaatttgtttcttgcCTGGCTTGAGTCTTTCCATAATGAGCTCTGACGGAGAGAAGATATGGTCTTCAGGTCTTGTCTTCCAAAAATTAGAACATCCTCCTTCTTATGACCATCAAAGTCATCAGTTAACCCTGCTTCGTTTTCTCATGGTCCTTATATCCGAGCCTCTTTATCAGTCTCAGGGTCGAGTGAATGCAAGTGTTTTAGAGCATCTCTTAGCTTTAAGCAATCGAAACACAAATATCAGATTGGTTTGCTCTCTCATCAACACTGCTTTCATCAATTCTTCCTCCTGGTTACCCAATATGCTAAGTCAATCATCGGATGTACTTAGACGATATTCAGCTTTACTCTTGCTGCAACTCATCTCCAttccaaaaccaaaaactgTCTCTACGAATACCGTGTTGGATATCTTGAGAAAACTCCATCGTCCAGAAGATCTTCATTTATTAGCCACGTCCCTTTTCAAAACCATATCGCTTCCACTGAAGAATTCTTTGAGTatgatttcattttttcaaaattccaaCCAAAACTTGGAGGAGGCAttaatcttctttttcttacttCTCACTAATCATTTTCGATTTGCtaatgaacttgaaaagcttcCTTTCCTCACTGAGCTTATATCGTCTCTTTTATACATCTTTATCAATTATGACTCTAATGAAGACGCAAACATCGGGTTTATAGCTCAAGTTGCTGGATATTGTTTGCAGCAAATCttaagtaaaaaagaactaGTTGAGTCCTTTGCTAAATGCAACGCTTCTTCCATGCTTCCTCCCACTTCTCAAAAATTACCTATTTATGAGCTTAACGTCacaaattatattttattg ACTTTAATCACACACATAAATGATGGTCACCATTCCCAACACCTGGCATGCCTTGTAGTTTCTAACATCTTGTTGAATTCTTCTAATTTACCTCTGATGACTTTGGAGCATCTCATAACTCTCATCAGCCACTACTTTGAACCTGATGTTTTTCTCACGAAGAAGTCCAATGCAATTTTATCCAAACGGCTACTTTCAGGGCTGCTTACTACAATATCAAGGAATTTAGATG AAAATTATCTATTGATCAAgtctttgaaagaaaacgcGAATCGCTTTGAACCGTTGCTCCATTCAACGAACGAAGACTTTAACGAATCTTTACAAAGCTATCATTCTATCCATCCTGAATTCACGGATTCAGATTTAAACTGG TATCATGCATGGTTCTCTGAGTTTAAGATACCCCTGTTAAGAGACCTAATATTATCAGAAAATGGAAAGTCTGTGTTGATGGATCCGCTAAACCTTCAAAGTCTTGAAGTCGAACCCTGCTATGTTGAATATAATGCCAACATTCAAGATTGgattttcttaaatttGTGGAGGATCACTTTAAGACAATGCTCCAATAATGCTCCGGTTGCACTGTCTCCTTGGTCAGGTACAGCCGTtacattattttcaattcgCGAAGAGCCTCAAGCTTCACCGGCGTCACTAATTTTACAAAACTTACAGAACAggtttttacaaaattaa
- the oxa102 gene encoding mitochondrial inner membrane insertase Oxa102 yields the protein MLTVQNKLCARSVVGLMSVQSPSIVALNGSQKRHFRLLQKEKHLDHQKTSAAPCKPVSQDLGKVSLLTSFRNGAKCMVDRSNTATNGMLMASSMLWPHNLLQSFVQSIHVWSGMPWWASIAATAVGMRITMLPLMIKMIRTSSKLAVINPQVSQHMVALQRAKAEKNNTGMSEATTKIQDLYRSNNVNPLSLLTAPVVQGVVFISFFYALKCMAGVPVDGLTEGGFLWVQNLTKADPYAVFPILNGLLMLFNIEAGSETGTNKAAMAPGMKRFFRLLCAASPVFTMSFPMAIFMYWVPSNIFSVFQGLLLKNQSLRNKLDLPEVPAVNQTAASPQNESFLRSFTGIMDGVREQKKYPEASDILKPFHKVNDQESTSTLNHSNEKSGPKSSSETSTKL from the coding sequence ATGTTGACCGTTCAGAATAAGCTATGTGCTCGATCGGTTGTGGGGTTGATGTCTGTTCAGTCTCCCTCCATTGTAGCACTGAACGGTAGTCAAAAACGGCATTTTCGacttttgcaaaaggaaaagcatttGGATCACCAGAAAACGAGTGCGGCTCCATGCAAGCCTGTGTCTCAGGACCTTGGTAAGGTTTCGCTTTTGACATCTTTCAGGAATGGAGCGAAATGCATGGTTGACCGTAGTAACACTGCTACAAATGGTATGCTCATGGCCTCTTCCATGCTGTGGCCTCACAATCTTTTACAAAGCTTCGTTCAATCCATTCACGTTTGGTCAGGTATGCCTTGGTGGGCTTCCATCGCTGCGACGGCTGTTGGAATGCGTATCACCATGCTTCCACTAATGATTAAGATGATACGAACTTCTTCCAAACTAGCAGTTATCAACCCTCAAGTCTCTCAACACATGGTTGCTTTGCAAAGGGCCAAAGCAGAAAAGAACAATACTGGCATGTCGGAAGCAACCACTAAAATCCAAGATCTGTATCGTTCCAACAATGTCAATCCATTGAGCCTTCTTACCGCTCCCGTGGTGCAAGGTGTGGTCTTTATAAGTTTCTTCTATGCTTTAAAATGTATGGCCGGTGTCCCTGTCGATGGTCTTACAGAAGGTGGATTTCTCTGGGTGCAAAATTTAACAAAGGCCGATCCTTATGCCGTTTTCCCAATTTTGAATGGACTTTTGATGCTTTTCAATATTGAAGCTGGTAGCGAAACTGGCACCAATAAAGCAGCAATGGCACCAGGAATGAAACGCTTTTTCAGATTGTTGTGTGCCGCTAGTCCTGTCTTTACCATGAGTTTCCCAATGGCCATTTTCATGTATTGGGTTCCCAGTAATATTTTCAGTGTTTTCCAAGgtcttttgttgaagaacCAATCTTTGCGAAACAAATTGGATCTTCCTGAGGTTCCCGCAGTAAACCAAACTGCCGCTTCACCTCAAAACGAATCTTTCCTTCGATCTTTCACCGGTATCATGGACGGAGTTCGTGAGCAAAAGAAGTATCCCGAAGCATCTGATATCCTGAAGCCTTTCCATAAAGTAAACGATCAAGAGTCAACTTCTACACTAAATCACTCTAATGAAAAATCGGGTCCCAAATCCTCCTCTGAAACTTCTACCAAGCTTTGA
- the ppb1 gene encoding serine/threonine protein phosphatase PP2B (calcineurin A) catalytic subunit Ppb1 produces MMSGDSSNSEDPILRAIRQKNKAPIHDFTIFVQEDGSSVSTQDRIVKHVQAPAAYLPTDSEFFDTNEPGKPDLHFLRNHFIREGRLSEEQCLYIIKHATEILRSEENLIEVDAPITVCGDIHGQYYDLMKLFEVGGNPDNTQYLFLGDYVDRGYYSIECLLYLYSLKIWYPDTFWLLRGNHECAHLTDYFTFKLECTHKYNVKVYQACLESFNALPLAAIMNKQFLCVHGGLSPELHTLNDIRMINRFCEPPTHGLMCDLLWSDPLEEFGSETSSKHYLHNNVRGCSYFYSYPAVCSFLENNNLLSVIRAHEAQDVGYRMYRKTKSTGFPSLMTIFSAPNYLDVYNNKAAVLKYENNIMNIRQFNCSPHPYWLPNFMNVFTWSLPFVGEKVTEMLISMLNICSKEELYDNPSEEDELTLLSNHDAGKSDTELDLEARRQIIRSKIMAIGRISRVFSVLREERESVSELKNKSENKRLPAGTLMLGAEGIKNAINSFDDARKLDLENERLPPSNSRRHSMEIKSLEDVINSSENEDYIRNEKS; encoded by the exons ATGATGTCTGGAGATTCAAGCAATTCGGAAGATCCAATTTTACGAGCAATTCGTCAAAAGAACAAAGCGCCAATTCACGATTTTACAATATTTGTCCAAGAAGATGGCAGCAGTGTAAGCACACAGGACCGAATTGTAAAAC ATGTTCAAGCTCCTGCTGCATATTTACCTACGGACTCAGAGTTCTTTGACACCAATGAGCCAGGAAAACCTgatttacattttcttcgtAACCATTTTATTCGTGAAGGAAGATTGTCAGAAGAACAATGCTTATATATCATAAAGCATGCAACTGAGATCCTCAGGTCAGAAGAGAACTTAATTGAAGTTGATGCACCTATAACTG TATGCGGTGATATCCATGGTCAATACTATGACCTTATGAAGCTCTTTGAAGTCGGTGGAAATCCAGATAATACGcaatatcttttcttgGGTGATTATGTTGATCGTGGCTATTACTCTATTGAGTGTCTTTTATACCTTTACTCCTTAAAAATTTGGTACCCCGATACCTTTTGGCTACTTCGGGGTAACCATGAGTGTGCTCATTTAACTGATTATTTCACTTTTAAGCTCGAATGTACCCACAAGTATAACGTCAAAGTATACCAGGCATGCTTGGAGTCTTTTAATGCACTCCCTCTCGCCGCTataatgaataaacaatttctttgtGTTCATGGAGGTCTTTCTCCCGAGCTGCATACCCTTAATGATATTCGCATGATTAATCGTTTTTGTGAGCCTCCCACTCATGGCTTAATGTGCGATTTGCTATGGTCAGATCCTCTTGAAGAATTCGGCTCAGAGACTTCTAGCAAGCATTATTTACACAACAACGTTCGTGGTTGCTCTTACTTTTACAGTTACCCTGCAGTGTGTTCGTTtcttgaaaacaataatcTGCTATCGGTGATTCGAGCACACGAAGCCCAAGACGTAGGATACCGTATGTAccgaaaaacaaaatctaCTGGGTTTCCTTCTCTAATGACAATTTTTTCTGCTCCCAATTATTTGGACGTGTACAATAACAAAGCAGCCGTCCTGAAGtatgaaaataatataatGAATATCCGACAATTTAATTGTTCGCCTCATCCTTATTGGCTTCCtaattttatgaatgtGTTTACTTGGAGTTTACCCTTTGTTGGGGAAAAAGTCACCGAGATGCTGATATCAATGTTAAACAtttgttcaaaagaagagctATATGATAACCCTTCAGAAGAGGACGAACTCACATTACTTTCGAATCACGATGCTGGAAAATCAGACACAGAGCTCGACCTTGAAGCCCGAAGACAAATCATCAGAAGCAAAATTATGGcaattggaagaatttcTCGAGTCTTTAGTGTTCTTCGTGAAGAACGTGAAAGTGTTTCTGaactaaaaaataagtCTGAAAACAAACGATTACCTGCTGGTACTTTGATGCTTGGTGCCGAAGGTATTAAGAATGCTattaattcttttgatgATGCTCGTAAATTAGATCTTGAAAATGAACGTCTACCTCCTTCCAATAGTCGCCGTCATTCCATGGAAATAaaatctttggaagatgTCATAAATTCATCTGAAAATGAGGATTATATCaggaatgaaaaatcatGA
- the spe2 gene encoding S-adenosylmethionine decarboxylase proenzyme Spe2 — MSPILVVDQENAQEFNSFSFEGPEKLLELWFSAPFISDSESGNTKFGLKTVSRDLWDDMLSRAQCKVLSVASSNEVDAYLLSESSMFVFPHKIILKTCGTTTLLASLPRLLEIASSIGFTRPLRTFYSRKNFLYPERQLAPHNSWEDEVRYLQLFFPEGSSYVVGPTNKNHWYLFSDVADESDLFESSLDPEDETLEVLMTNMSPERSLQFYAPSLDVVHQSKGENYMKPQNNDQPVLSTGHILGAYVAELSGVKELCSTKDGKAVLDGFQFEPIGFSSNMIYKDRYATIHVTPQDHCSYASFETNVSKTQFGRSTIETIEKAVNTFGAGNFSLTLFQAKGSAHEKQLYEKLKHFKSYKREEFIVYDFPGYDLVFASFSSV; from the coding sequence ATGTCGCCAATTCTTGTTGTAGATCAAGAAAATGCTCAGGAATTCAATTCCTTCTCCTTTGAAGGACCTGAAAAATTGCTTGAGCTTTGGTTTTCAGCTCCGTTCATTTCTGACTCTGAGAGTggaaatacaaaatttgGGTTGAAAACTGTAAGTCGTGACTTATGGGATGATATGCTTAGCCGTGCACAATGCAAAGTGCTTAGCGTGGCTTCTAGCAATGAGGTTGATGCATACTTATTGTCTGAATCTTctatgtttgtttttcctcATAAAATCATTTTAAAGACTTGCGGAACTACAACACTACTGGCTAGTTTACCGCGCTTATTGGAAATTGCTTCAAGTATTGGATTTACTCGTCCTCTTCGTACATTTTATTCGCggaaaaactttttataTCCTGAACGCCAGCTTGCTCCTCATAATAGCTGGGAAGATGAAGTTCGTTACTTgcaacttttctttcctgaGGGTTCTTCTTATGTTGTTGGTCCCACGAACAAAAACCATtggtatttattttctgaCGTCGCTGATGAGTCCGATTTGTTTGAGAGCTCTCTGGATCCGGAAGACGAAACTTTAGAGGTACTCATGACAAATATGTCGCCTGAACGCTCTTTGCAATTCTACGCACCTTCCTTAGACGTTGTTCATCAATCAAAGGGTGAAAATTATATGAAGCCACAAAACAATGATCAACCTGTCCTTTCCACAGGTCATATCCTTGGAGCGTATGTGGCTGAATTATCTGGAGTTAAAGAATTGTGTAGCACTAAGGATGGAAAAGCCGTGCTTGACGGTTTTCAGTTTGAACCCATTGGCTTCTCTTCAAATATGATTTATAAGGACCGCTACGCTACAATTCATGTAACTCCTCAAGATCATTGTTCttatgcttcttttgaaacaaacgTATCTAAAACCCAATTTGGTCGCTCTACTATTGAAACTATTGAAAAGGCTGTCAATACTTTTGGAGCAGGTAATTTCAGTCTCACCCTTTTTCAGGCTAAAGGATCCGCTCATGAAAAGCAGCTAtatgaaaaattaaagcaTTTTAAATCGTATAAACGCGAAGAATTCATAGTTTACGATTTCCCTGGGTACGACTTGGTATTTGCCAGCTTTTCCTCTGTTTAG
- the cut14 gene encoding condensin complex SMC subunit Smc2, translated as MKIEELIIDGFKSYAVRTVISNWDDQFNAITGLNGSGKSNILDAICFVLGLTNMSTVRAQNLQDLIYKRGQAGITKASVTIVFNNREASACPIGFEDHPQVSVTRQVIMGGTSKYLINGHRALQQNVQNLFQSVQLNINNPNFLIMQGRITKVLNMKSTEILSMIEEASGTRMFEERKEKAFRTMQRKEAKVEEINTLLREEIEPRLAKLRSEKKTFLEYQQVYNDIERLSQLCVAFDYHNLSLKLEHLEKQVYQKQSGIAETESSISKSKEEIKFLEKQVKDLEKLCSSQMSASSEYASLDSQLQTTTEKITRLSTSIEIKQSSMQEEIKNLKNLKEKRTKADSLRDIKENNFQKSRLQYEQKNRDYQQTLAAVKSQEELISSLSTGLSSSEGHEIGYSKKLHEARDELNQLNAEKEIERMKLKNLSKRISELEPRRPEANKRQQQIEKQVAQLQQDVTKIESRLERGAHDSTKEKILRQNLDQLRKEREQLSDEVDTLHSRLAYLDFRYTDPIPKFDRSKVKGLVAQLFNLNKENYDKQTALEITAGGRLYNVVVENERVGAQLLQNGNLKKRVTMIPLNKISSFVASAERVGAAKNISNNRASLALEFIGYEEELLPAMQYVFGASLICDDPDVAKKVTFHPNVRLKSVTTDGDVYDPSGILTGGSVNKTAGPLLQLQKLREVSEKLKEIESEYSTVKHELTNVAAGNAQFHRLEQELQLKRHELSLMEEQKVNDPLCRLLIEHRDCKEELSSLRQKMPNLDERIREKETSINKIERDMFEWKNNKGSKMTELHSELNKLKEKLLSSTKDVEEVENELNGAKLDRESFNSEILRFTDNVSSFESSISHLKDELSELEVTLNDQQRLRKSLVEKLEQETQRYSGINNELNKFKTKLKAVDSSVNDLQLVGQKFKHEHDRLEREKNVAEVALRQLDKEHPWIQDRKQTFGQEATMFDFRAQNLRQCKEQLAALKPKFASMRKTINPKVMDMIDGVEKREAKLKAMIRTIHRDKRKIQETVYSIDKFKKQALEKTWIEVNAAFGEIFDELLPGNSAELQPPEGKEFTSGLEIRVRIGSIWKDSLAELSGGQRSLVALALIMSLLKYKPAPMYILDEIDAALDLSHTQNIGRLIKTKFKGSQFIVVSLKEGMFTNANRLFHVRFMDGNSVVQTR; from the exons atgaaaatcgAAGAGCTTATTATCGATGGATTTAAGTCATATGCGGTGCGAACCGTAATTAGCAATTGGGATGATCAGTTTAATGCCATCACAGGACTTAATGGATCAGGGAAAAGCAACATTTTAGATGCCATTTGCTTTGTTCTTGGTTTAACAAATATGAGCACTGTTCGTGCTCAGAATTTGCAGGATCTTATTTATAAACGAGGCCAAGCTGGTATAACAAAAGCAAGCGtaacaattgtttttaacAATCGGGAGGCGTCTGCTTGCCCTATCGGCTTTGAGGATCATCCTCAAGTCAGTGTTACCAGACAAGTTATTATGGGTGGTACCAGCAAATATTTAATCAATGGTCATCGTGCTCTACAGCAGAATGTACAAAACTTGTTTCAGTCTGTTCAATTAAATATCAataatccaaattttttaattatgCAAGGACGGATCACAAAAGTTTTAAACATGAAATCCACTGAAATTTTGTCTATGATTGAGGAGGCTTCTGGAACAAGGATGTTTGAAGagcgaaaagaaaaagcatttcGTACAATGCAGAGAAAAGAGGCTaaagttgaagaaatcaaCACTCTTCTGCGCGAAGAAATTGAACCGCGACTTGCTAAATTACGATCagagaagaaaacattCTTGGAATATCAACAGGTATATAATGACATAGAAAGATTAAGTCAGCTATGCGTTGCATTCGATTACCATAATTTGTCGCTCAAGCTAGAGCATCTCGAGAAACAAGTTTACCAGAAACAAAGCGGCATCGCGGAAACTGAATCGTCCATCTCAAAATCTAAAGAGGAAATTAAGTTTTTAGAGAAGCAAGTAAAGGACTTAGAGAAACTTTGCTCTTCTCAGATGAGTGCTTCCTCTGAATATGCTTCCTTAGATAGCCAGTTACAGACAACAACTGAGAAAATTACACGCCTTAGCACTTCTATAGAGATTAAGCAATCTTCTATGCAAGAAGAGATAAAAAATCTCaaaaatctaaaagaaaagcgaaCGAAAGCTGACTCTCTGCGCGacattaaagaaaataattttcAGAAATCACGTTTACAATATGAGCAAAAAAACCGGGATTATCAGCAAACTTTGGCCGCTGTCAAATCCCAAGAAGAACTAATCTCTTCTCTAAGTACCGGTCTTTCTTCTAGCGAAGGTCACGAAATTGGGTACTCTAAAAAGCTACATGAGGCTAGAGATGAATTGAACCAGCTGAATGCCGAAAAGGAGATTGAGCGTATGAAGCTTAAAAACCTCTCGAAAAGGATATCTGAATTAGAACCGAGAAGACCAGAGGCAAATAAACGACAACagcaaattgaaaaacaagttgCTCAGTTGCAGCAAGATGTAACCAAAATAGAATCTCGTTTAGAAAGAGGGGCTCACGATTCcaccaaagaaaagattttgcGACAAAATCTAGACCAGCTACGTAAAGAGAGAGAACAACTTTCCGATGAGGTGGATACCCTTCACAGTCGCTTGGCTTACTTGGATTTTAGGTACACGGATCctattccaaaatttgacCGTTCAAAAGTTAAAGGATTGGTTGCACAGCTTTTCAATCTCAACAAGGAAAATTACGATAAGCAAACGGCTTTGGAGATTACCGCCGGTGGTCGCTTATATAATGTTGTCGTCGAGAATGAAAGAGTAGGTGCACAACTTTTGCAGAACGGAAATCTTAAGAAACGTGTAACCATGATTCCTCTAAACAAGATTTCTAGCTTTGTTGCTTCTGCTGAACGCGTCGGTGCTGCTAAGAATATTTCAAACAATCGAGCTTCTTTAGCTTTAGAGTTCATTGGTTACGAAGAAGAGCTGTTACCAGCCATGCAATACGTGTTCGGTGCTAGTCTTATTTGTGATGATCCAGATGTTGCTAAGAAAGTGACATTTCATCCCAACGTTCGTTTAAAAAGTGTGACTACTGATGGAGACGTTTATGACCCTTCTGGTATATTGACTGGTGGAtcagtaaacaaaaccgCCGGACCTCTCTTGCAATTACAAAAACTTCGTGAAGTTTCTgaaaagttgaaagaaatagaaagtGAATATTCAACTGTAAAGCATGAACTAACGAATGTCGCTGCTGGAAATGCTCAATTCCATCGGCTTGAGCAAGAACTTCAGCTGAAGCGACACGAGCTATCGTTGATGGAGGAACAAAAGGTAAATGATCCCTTATGTCGTCTTCTTATAGAACATCGTGATTGTAAAGAGGAGCTTTCCTCTTTGCGCCAGAAAATGCCAAATCTTGACGAGCGTATACGAGAGAAAGAAACctcaataaataaaatcgaGAGAGACATGTTTGAGTGGAAAAATAACAAAGGCTCAAAAATGACTGAGCTTCACAGTGAGCTCAATaagttaaaagaaaagttgcTTTCCAGTACCAAAGATGTTGAGGAGGTAGAAAATGAACTAAATGGAGCAAAGTTAGATCGAGAAAGCTTTAACTCTGAGATACTGCGCTTTACCGATAATGTAtcatcttttgaaagtaGCATTTCGCACTTAAAAGATGAACTGAGCGAATTAGAAGTAACCTTGAATGACCAACAAAGACTTCGTAAGTCATTGGTTGAAAAGCTTGAGCAGGAAACTCAACGATATTCTGGGATTAATAACGAATTGAATAAGTTTAAGACCAAACTGAAAGCCGTAGATTCTTCTGTCAATGATCTACAACTGGTCGGTCAAAAGTTCAAACATGAGCATGACCGGTTGGAACGTGAAAAGAATGTTGCGGAGGTAGCATTGCGACAATTAGACAAGGAACATCCTTGGATTCAAgatcgtaaacaaactttcGGTCAAGAGGCTACTATGTTTGATTTTCGTGCTCAAAATTTACGACAGTGTAAAGAACAATTGGCTGCTTTAAAACCCAAGTTTGCTAGTATGAGGAAGACGATTAATCCAAAAGTAATGGATATGATTGATGGTGTTGAGAAAAGAGAAGCAAAACTGAAAGCTATGATAAGAACTATACATCGGGACAAGCgcaaaatccaagaaaCTGTCTACAGTATTgataaatttaaaaagCAAGCCTTGGAAAAAACCTGGATTGAAGTCAATGCAGCCTTTGGCGAAATATTCGACGAACTTTTGCCCGGAAATAGTGCTGAACTTCAACCACCAGAAGGAAAGGAATTTACTAGTGGATTAGAAATTCGAGTACGAATCGGCTCAATATGGAAAGATAGTTTGGCCGAACTTAGTGGTGGACAGCGATCTTTAGTCGCTTTGGCACTCATTAT GTCTTTGTTGAAATATAAACCAGCTCCTATGTATATTCTCGACGAAATAGACGCCGCACTAGACTTGAGTCATACCCAAAATATTGGACGCTTAATAAAAACCAAGTTTAAAGG ATCACAGTTTATTGTCGTGAGcttaaaagaaggaatgtTTACCAATGCTAATCGATTATTTCATGTACGATTTATGGATGGGAATTCAGTTGTACAAACGAGGTAA